One segment of Neobacillus endophyticus DNA contains the following:
- the tsaE gene encoding tRNA (adenosine(37)-N6)-threonylcarbamoyltransferase complex ATPase subunit type 1 TsaE, producing the protein MNQYEWKTQSSEETSQFAQKLAAHLRPGDVLALEGDLGAGKTTFTKGLAKGLDIKKTVNSPTFTIIKEYQGRMPLYHMDVYRLEDAYEDLGFEEYFEGEGVTVVEWAHLIEEQLPSERLTIYLHHEEQDQRKITLLPKGQRYEQLCKEIV; encoded by the coding sequence ATGAATCAATATGAATGGAAAACCCAAAGTTCGGAGGAGACCTCCCAATTTGCTCAAAAACTAGCAGCCCACTTACGACCAGGAGATGTTCTTGCACTGGAAGGTGATCTCGGTGCAGGGAAAACCACTTTTACCAAAGGTTTGGCAAAGGGGCTTGACATAAAGAAGACGGTTAACAGCCCAACGTTTACCATTATTAAAGAGTATCAGGGCAGGATGCCATTATACCATATGGATGTTTACCGTCTAGAGGACGCTTATGAGGACCTTGGATTTGAAGAGTACTTTGAAGGTGAAGGTGTTACTGTAGTGGAATGGGCTCACCTCATAGAAGAGCAGCTTCCTTCAGAACGATTAACGATCTATCTGCATCATGAAGAACAGGACCAAAGGAAAATTACACTTTTGCCAAAGGGCCAAAGATATGAGCAATTATGTAAGGAGATTGTTTAA
- the tsaB gene encoding tRNA (adenosine(37)-N6)-threonylcarbamoyltransferase complex dimerization subunit type 1 TsaB, producing MTILAIDTSNNPLGVALLDDDKIIGEYITNLKKNHSIRIMPAIHALMKDCEKQPSDITKIVVAKGPGSYTGVRIGVSIAKTLAWTLNIPLVGVSSLEILAAGPGRYFTGYVSPLFDARRGQIYTGLYQYENGSLVTVESDQVAMAVDWGEKLAKLAKPVLFIGNDLAIHRAVLEEKLGPQGFFASLTEQNPRPSELALLGKDKPGEDIHTFVPNYIRLAEAEAKWLENQEKTINR from the coding sequence ATGACGATATTAGCGATTGATACTTCTAATAATCCGTTAGGAGTTGCGCTTTTAGATGATGATAAAATTATTGGGGAATATATCACCAATTTAAAGAAGAATCACTCCATACGGATTATGCCGGCTATTCATGCCTTAATGAAGGATTGCGAAAAGCAGCCTTCTGATATTACAAAAATCGTAGTAGCAAAAGGACCTGGTTCCTATACCGGGGTTCGAATCGGTGTGAGTATTGCCAAAACGCTGGCATGGACGTTAAATATTCCGCTCGTGGGAGTCTCCAGCCTTGAAATTCTAGCAGCCGGCCCGGGGCGATATTTTACAGGTTATGTATCGCCATTGTTCGATGCGAGAAGGGGACAAATTTATACAGGTTTGTATCAGTATGAAAATGGAAGTCTTGTAACAGTAGAAAGTGATCAGGTAGCTATGGCTGTTGACTGGGGAGAAAAGTTAGCCAAACTGGCTAAGCCTGTGTTATTTATCGGAAATGATTTAGCAATTCATCGGGCTGTATTAGAAGAGAAGTTAGGACCCCAAGGCTTTTTTGCAAGTCTTACTGAACAGAATCCCCGACCATCTGAACTGGCCTTGCTTGGGAAGGATAAACCAGGTGAAGATATACATACATTCGTACCAAATTATATTCGTTTGGCAGAAGCGGAAGCAAAATGGCTGGAGAATCAGGAGAAAACTATAAATAGATAA
- the rimI gene encoding ribosomal protein S18-alanine N-acetyltransferase, protein MTDLYHFRFMREEDIDQVLEVEHASFTLPWSREAFYNELHNNKFAVYIVLEHEERIIGYCGMWMVIDEAHVTNVAILPEYRGRKLGDAMMNRLMSLAREMGAKSMTLEVRVSNVIAQSLYRKMGFQNGGIRKNYYSDNLEDALVMWVNL, encoded by the coding sequence ATGACAGATTTGTATCATTTTCGTTTCATGAGGGAAGAGGACATTGACCAAGTATTAGAAGTGGAACATGCTTCCTTTACATTGCCCTGGAGCAGAGAAGCTTTTTATAATGAATTGCACAATAATAAGTTTGCAGTCTATATTGTACTTGAGCATGAGGAACGGATTATTGGCTATTGTGGAATGTGGATGGTTATTGATGAGGCACATGTGACAAATGTGGCCATTCTGCCAGAATACAGGGGGAGAAAACTAGGGGATGCTATGATGAACAGGCTGATGTCTCTTGCACGTGAGATGGGGGCAAAGAGCATGACGCTAGAGGTAAGGGTATCGAATGTGATTGCTCAGTCTCTTTATCGAAAGATGGGATTTCAAAACGGAGGTATTCGGAAAAATTATTATTCCGATAACTTGGAAGATGCCTTGGTGATGTGGGTGAATTTATGA